From a single Kitasatospora sp. NBC_00458 genomic region:
- a CDS encoding NUDIX hydrolase — MDDRSIADVAEEWEIRGSTTPFQGRVTGVRTEEVRMPDGSWARRDYQTHPGSVAVLALDDRQRVLVLRQYRHPVRQRLWELPAGLLDVPGENPLHAAQRELYEEAHCKAGTWRVLVDFYTSPGGTDEALRLFLATDLAEADGERYEAHGEELELESARVPVDELVGLIHAGELHNPTLITGTLALSAALHGPGGLDGLRPADSPWPARPFRG; from the coding sequence ATGGACGACCGCAGCATCGCCGACGTCGCCGAGGAGTGGGAGATCCGGGGGAGCACCACCCCGTTCCAGGGCCGCGTGACCGGGGTGCGCACCGAGGAGGTCCGGATGCCCGACGGCAGCTGGGCCCGCCGCGACTACCAGACCCACCCCGGCTCGGTCGCCGTCCTCGCCCTGGACGACCGGCAGCGGGTCCTCGTCCTGCGCCAGTACCGCCACCCCGTCCGCCAGCGCCTCTGGGAGCTGCCGGCCGGCCTGCTCGACGTACCCGGCGAGAACCCGCTGCACGCCGCCCAGCGCGAGCTGTACGAGGAGGCGCACTGCAAGGCCGGCACCTGGCGGGTGCTGGTCGACTTCTACACCTCGCCCGGCGGGACCGACGAGGCGCTGCGCCTCTTCCTCGCCACCGACCTCGCCGAGGCCGACGGCGAGCGCTACGAGGCGCACGGCGAGGAGCTGGAGCTGGAGTCCGCCCGCGTCCCGGTCGACGAACTGGTCGGACTGATCCACGCGGGCGAGCTGCACAACCCCACCCTGATCACCGGCACCCTGGCGCTCTCCGCGGCCCTGCACGGCCCGGGCGGGCTGGACGGCCTGCGCCCGGCCGACTCGCCCTGGCCGGCCCGGCCGTTCCGGGGCTGA
- a CDS encoding AAA family ATPase, translated as MARKTATMEAGPGAPAERVPGLDRLPAGPALFVGRRAELAALRAAAARPAEGRSPVLVVAGRPGSGRTALAVRFAVTVAADYPDGVLFARLSAPDGGRVPPARAARRLLEQLGAESVGVPLPGAAEDGRDEPGCVALRAALAGRRVLLLLDDVRDAGQLWPLLADEPGCLVLATTAGPLTGIEDIDPVILGGLDRSAAGELLGDLVGGTRISCDPVGGADLAEACGSRPAALRLMAGWLRGNPKLAVTDAAKELVRAVAEADARETAPGEARGEKRGEARGEARGETKAGAAGQPGGKGAAGVGGVGGSVGGSAGGSGAGVTGGSDPKAGVKQPKASKGAGRAAGPGGGGAEKQVGAGAGGRGGAGAGPAAAAPAAGPAAGPATGAEAPADPGAAAEGTDPARDPAAWVKPGPEPAEPVPVPDNDPLIGAFTLTYAALPAAQARMLRALTLAPAQSADPRTASALVGCPAPDAAATLAALAERELLTEEAPAADGTARYRVPGRLYPRLVRLREREDRPAEVELARARLLERLVRLTDSARALLDPTGGTGPDPLPGPLRLRSAAHARQWLLDERDLLLGAVADAIGQGDLDGSAGRLVTALLRALPLTGEAAPADLHQLHELVLTVAERHGRPRRASAALLNLGDLQAAAGRWEQAAGHYRAALEHARTADDEALCARALEGAAGCHRALGDPVRAADWYGRALGVRQSMGDQAAEARLLARMAEAHTAQRRFDEADREYRASLSVLRRLGDEQGREAVGTALAELRERLVDGW; from the coding sequence GTGGCGAGGAAGACGGCGACGATGGAGGCCGGGCCCGGCGCGCCCGCCGAACGCGTTCCCGGGCTGGACCGGCTGCCCGCCGGGCCCGCCCTGTTCGTCGGGCGGCGCGCCGAGCTGGCCGCGCTGCGGGCCGCGGCCGCCCGCCCGGCCGAGGGCCGCAGCCCCGTCCTGGTGGTGGCCGGCCGTCCGGGCTCCGGGCGGACCGCGCTGGCCGTCCGGTTCGCCGTCACCGTCGCCGCCGACTACCCCGACGGCGTGCTGTTCGCGCGCCTCTCCGCGCCCGACGGCGGCCGGGTGCCGCCCGCCCGGGCCGCCCGCCGTCTGCTGGAGCAGCTCGGTGCGGAGTCCGTCGGCGTTCCGCTGCCCGGGGCCGCCGAGGACGGCCGGGACGAGCCCGGCTGCGTCGCGCTGCGTGCGGCACTGGCCGGCCGGCGCGTCCTGCTGCTGCTCGACGACGTCCGGGACGCCGGCCAGCTCTGGCCGCTGCTCGCCGACGAACCCGGCTGCCTCGTGCTGGCCACCACCGCCGGGCCGCTCACCGGGATCGAGGACATCGACCCCGTGATCCTCGGCGGGCTCGACCGCTCGGCGGCCGGCGAGCTGCTGGGCGACCTGGTCGGCGGGACCAGGATCAGCTGCGACCCGGTCGGCGGGGCCGATCTGGCGGAGGCCTGCGGCTCGCGGCCGGCGGCGCTGCGGCTGATGGCCGGGTGGCTGCGGGGCAACCCGAAGCTGGCCGTGACGGACGCGGCGAAGGAGTTGGTGCGGGCGGTCGCGGAGGCGGACGCGCGGGAGACGGCGCCGGGGGAGGCGCGGGGCGAGAAGCGGGGAGAAGCGCGGGGAGAAGCGCGGGGGGAGACGAAGGCGGGGGCGGCGGGGCAGCCGGGGGGCAAGGGGGCCGCTGGGGTCGGTGGGGTCGGTGGGTCGGTGGGCGGGTCGGCGGGCGGGTCGGGCGCCGGGGTGACCGGTGGGTCGGACCCGAAGGCCGGGGTGAAGCAGCCCAAGGCGTCGAAGGGAGCCGGGCGGGCGGCGGGACCGGGCGGTGGCGGGGCGGAGAAGCAGGTAGGAGCAGGAGCAGGAGGTCGGGGAGGGGCCGGAGCCGGGCCCGCTGCCGCCGCTCCCGCAGCCGGACCAGCCGCCGGACCAGCCACCGGAGCGGAGGCCCCGGCGGACCCCGGGGCGGCGGCGGAGGGGACGGACCCGGCCCGGGATCCGGCGGCCTGGGTGAAGCCCGGGCCGGAGCCCGCCGAACCCGTCCCCGTGCCGGACAACGACCCGCTGATCGGCGCGTTCACCCTGACCTACGCGGCACTGCCCGCCGCCCAGGCCCGGATGCTGCGCGCGCTCACCCTGGCACCCGCCCAGTCCGCGGACCCGCGCACCGCCTCCGCCCTGGTCGGCTGCCCCGCACCGGACGCCGCGGCGACACTGGCCGCGCTCGCCGAGCGGGAGCTGCTGACCGAGGAGGCCCCGGCCGCCGACGGCACCGCCCGCTACCGGGTGCCCGGCCGGCTGTACCCGCGGCTGGTCCGGCTGCGGGAGCGGGAGGACCGTCCGGCCGAGGTCGAGCTCGCCCGCGCCCGGCTGCTGGAGCGGCTGGTCCGCCTCACCGACTCGGCCCGGGCGCTGCTCGACCCGACCGGGGGCACCGGCCCCGACCCGCTGCCCGGCCCGCTGCGGCTGAGGTCCGCCGCCCACGCCCGGCAGTGGCTGCTCGACGAGCGCGACCTGCTGCTCGGCGCCGTCGCCGACGCCATCGGCCAGGGTGACCTGGACGGTTCGGCGGGGCGGCTGGTCACCGCGCTGCTGCGGGCGCTCCCGCTCACCGGCGAGGCCGCCCCCGCCGACCTCCACCAGCTGCACGAGCTGGTGCTGACCGTGGCCGAGCGGCACGGCCGCCCCCGCCGGGCCTCGGCCGCGCTGCTCAACCTGGGCGACCTCCAGGCCGCCGCCGGGCGCTGGGAGCAGGCCGCCGGGCACTACCGGGCCGCCCTGGAGCACGCCCGTACCGCCGACGACGAGGCGCTCTGTGCCCGGGCGCTGGAGGGCGCGGCCGGTTGTCACCGGGCGCTCGGGGACCCGGTGCGCGCCGCCGACTGGTACGGCCGCGCCCTGGGAGTCCGGCAGTCCATGGGGGACCAGGCCGCCGAGGCCAGGCTGCTCGCCAGGATGGCCGAGGCGCACACCGCCCAGCGGCGTTTCGACGAGGCCGACCGGGAGTACCGGGCCTCGCTCTCGGTGCTCCGCCGGCTCGGCGACGAGCAGGGCCGGGAAGCCGTCGGCACCGCCCTCGCGGAGCTGCGGGAACGACTCGTCGACGGGTGGTAG
- the ald gene encoding alanine dehydrogenase — translation MKVGIPREVKNHEYRVAITPAGVHELVRNGHEVYIEDNAGLGSSIPNEEYVAAGATILPTADEVWATADLLLKVKEPIAEEYHRLRKGQTVFTYLHLAADRAGTDALVASGTTAIAYETVQLANGALPLLAPMSEVAGRLAPQVGSYHLMRPAGGRGTLPGGVPGTHPAKAVVIGGGVSGWHAATIAIGMGYEVTLLDRDINKLREADKVFGTKIKAIMSNSFELEKAVLEADLVIGAVLIPGAKAPKLVTNELVSRMKPGSVLVDIAIDQGGCFEDSHATTHAEPTFQVHDSVFYCVANMPGAVPNTSTYALTNATLPYVVELANRGWKEALRRDAALAKGLNVHEGQITFGAVAEAFGLESVSLESVLA, via the coding sequence GTGAAGGTCGGCATCCCCCGCGAGGTCAAGAACCACGAGTACCGCGTGGCCATCACGCCCGCCGGCGTGCATGAGCTCGTCCGCAACGGACACGAGGTCTACATCGAGGACAACGCCGGTCTCGGCTCCTCGATCCCGAACGAGGAGTACGTGGCCGCCGGCGCCACCATCCTCCCCACCGCCGACGAGGTGTGGGCCACCGCCGACCTGCTGCTGAAGGTCAAGGAGCCCATCGCGGAGGAGTACCACCGCCTGCGCAAGGGCCAGACGGTCTTCACCTACCTCCACCTCGCGGCCGACCGCGCCGGCACCGACGCGCTGGTCGCCTCCGGCACCACCGCCATCGCGTACGAGACCGTGCAGCTCGCCAACGGCGCCCTGCCGCTGCTCGCCCCGATGTCCGAGGTCGCGGGCCGGCTGGCCCCGCAGGTCGGCTCGTACCACCTGATGCGCCCGGCCGGCGGCCGCGGCACCCTCCCCGGCGGCGTCCCCGGCACCCACCCTGCCAAGGCCGTCGTCATCGGTGGCGGCGTCTCCGGCTGGCACGCGGCCACCATCGCCATCGGCATGGGCTACGAGGTGACCCTGCTCGACCGCGACATCAACAAGCTGCGCGAGGCGGACAAGGTCTTCGGCACGAAGATCAAGGCCATCATGTCCAACTCCTTCGAGCTGGAGAAGGCCGTGCTGGAGGCCGACCTGGTCATCGGCGCCGTGCTGATCCCGGGCGCCAAGGCCCCGAAGCTCGTCACCAACGAGCTGGTCTCCCGTATGAAGCCGGGCTCCGTGCTCGTCGACATCGCCATCGACCAGGGCGGCTGCTTCGAGGACTCGCACGCGACCACCCACGCCGAGCCGACCTTCCAGGTCCACGACTCGGTCTTCTACTGCGTGGCCAACATGCCGGGCGCCGTCCCGAACACCTCCACCTACGCGCTGACCAACGCGACGCTGCCGTACGTCGTCGAGCTGGCCAACCGCGGTTGGAAGGAGGCGCTGCGCCGCGACGCCGCGCTGGCCAAGGGCCTGAACGTGCACGAGGGCCAGATCACC